The Dreissena polymorpha isolate Duluth1 chromosome 4, UMN_Dpol_1.0, whole genome shotgun sequence region CGACCTCTCCTATCTGACTGAACTGAGTGAACTCTCTCCGATTTGACTGACGTCTCTCCTAATTGAATGACCTGTCTCCCAATTAACTGCCCGATTTCCCATTTGACTAAATTATTTCCATTTTGAGTGACCTCTCTTGAATGAACTCTCTCCTTTTCGTTGACCAGTTTACTTTCCACTCTCCCATTTGACTCATCCCTTTCCCAGTGGACACAGCTCTCTCCCAACGGAATGATACCTCTACCTGAGTTGCCCCCTTTTCATTTGATTTACCTATTTTGCATTTCAGTCCCGCTATCACGGTAGGTTTTATCAGAATATTTATTAGGGTTTATGATGCTCTGGAACGTTTTTTTCCATTCGactttattttaatatgaaacatCGTACAGTTTCTTCAATACAAGATTTTGTAATGTCATCACTTTCGTCTATATTTAGATTAGTAGATAAGTAAGTGTAAGATTTTGTCATACGTGTACTCACTCACATCCCATACTTTCTTCCTCACTCGTAACACTAATTGccaacaatgtttaaaaaaataacttcagGATAACCGATCACCGTAAATTGACTTGAATACAAATGTAGATTCTACTTTAACTtgtaaaaacacaattatttaaaacagaccAACCAAATCGCTCGGTAAACATAATATCGGATAAGTCTCCCGCGATAGAGATGAAacaaactttaacaaacacaatagTATACACTTTCAGGAACTCCTGGATGATGGCGACGTTCGTGCTCGGCGGTTCACTCGTCGTCGTCATCAGTGTCGTGATCGTCGGCGTCATCGTCAAGAAGAAGACGCGCAAGAAGGAGCGCGTGGGCACGGCTGACGGTACTCAATACATGAGaaccacgctctgggaaaaccgggcttaattcgtgtgcgtaaagtgtcgtcccagatgagcctgtgcagtctgcggactgtacataggctaatcagggacgacaatttctgtcCAGACCGGGTTTCGTCAAAAAGTTACTtccttaaatgaaatataaaagaaAAGTGGGAAGTGTCTTCGTTGATTAGCGTTGTGCGCAACCTACATTCCCGTTGATTAAATCTACTGAATTATTTAACGTAATGGGACTGTTTATTTTCAGGAAAAGCTCCAATACACGACATATCTCGATTCTACAAGGACACACATGGCGTCACACATGACGTAAGACCTCCTCAATACGATGACTTTATGATGTATCCTCGGGATAACCATGATAATGACGTCCCAGGTAACGTTTTTCCTCGTGCTGACCATTTTGATTACGTAACGTTTCCATGTGCTGACAAGGATGATGACGTAATGGGTCACGTGAATCCTCGCGCAGATCAAGACATTGAGGTCCCTACTATCATTGATGCGAACGCCCAAAACATGCCACGTGATAAAACGAGTCCACAGATCCCGGACTATATGTTGGTTCTGGACAAAAACTAGGCTTGGCGAAGGATTTTGTTAGGGGTGGTCCACTGgaatgaataaatatttgaacCGCGTCTTGCGAAAATGCGTCTTATTCCATATGAGTCTAGCGAtcgcgcagtctgatcaggagccACCCTGTCCGCTATGGAGACCAGGAAACATTGTGTGACCTTAAAGCGGACAGCGTAGCTTCTGACTAGACTGCGCAAAGGCACATGCTGGCCGTGGCAttagacacattttcgcatgatgcagaTGATTTTATctatattttgacatgttttgtataaaattatgtaatttgTTACTTGACTTGATTAAAACCCACTCGATTTTCATGTAGTTGAATTATTCCTTGTTTCAACAATTTCTGCACCATAATAACTACTTGTAAATGACCTTTATATGCACATAGGGACAAGTTTCTCGTCATAAGTTACATAAaataatgcgtttttttttttactttttattggtGTAGATCTATTTCTTCAttgttgttatgttatttttttttaataatttttgattttaacaaataaaatttcgTACACGAACATGGCTATTCGTTTTGCATCCGACATATGCCGTTGTAATGTGTACTAATATTTATATTACCatcattgtttacattcgggattttccgcgcatgcgaactgactggttggcaaaaacgcTGGTTACAGAAAcctaaaacatgtataaagggcttttgtttagtcaataaatcgatacaaaaaatccgaaataaacattcaaactcTTAAAaatagtaccaataaatgtacaTTGAAAAATGTAACTTCCTCTTTATAAAAACACGAAGTAGatataagcatcagagtaaacgtggtcgaaAGACtcaatactgacaattccacaaaacaaaacaataaatttgcCCTATTCTTTCtgacttaaataataatatttcaaaaatatttaaacatatatttattagaTTATATTTATAAGTGATGAGGATAATGTTATTGTTCATCACCGACCGAAAGTGTTAGAGgtgtattttatcaattattaaaCAGCGCCCTAAAATGCGGTatacattacaattttaaatgttgtggtaattttcttttccattgaataATTTTTCCTTTCGTTAAcattaatgacaatattaataaattttagcatacaAAAGGGAATAaaacctgcatattatgcaaattgaactgtctttgcatttATATTGAAATCTATTTACCAGTGATAAGGAGTGTtaaaaatctagcattttatgctaaataaatctatttattttatgctttccggtggtttatagagaaatatcagtgaaataaaattggtattccactgttttaaacagtgaaaaataacagtgacaaatatcgatatttttcactgttttactgtgaaatgacgtcattttttcgacgaaatgacgtcattaatccagcgaaattatccagttaaactcatttacaatgtaaataaacggtcaaaaaagcataaaataaaaaaaaattgttggattcgatggaatatcgattttatttcactcgtaatcatagaaaatatatattttcactcgtggcttcgccactcgtgaaaatattgttttctatgatcactcgtgaaataaattcgatattccaccgaatccaacaaatatcctctatatatttaatttatttaacggaAGTATTGTAGACCATGTTGTGATTGCTTCTTTTCACGATGGTGTTTCGCacggtgtgcggtaaaaatgccagaggtaaaaatgccataggtaaaaatgccagaggtaaaaatgccataggtaaaaatgccagaagtaaagtggtaaaaatgccataggtaaaaatgccagaggtaaaaatgtcATAGGTAAAATTAACAGATGCTATATAGTAAAGtagagttttgagcaatatttttaagAATATTGAGAACAGGTTTTGATGGAATAACATTCTATGTTTATGttacttattacatttttttactaATTGAACATGCTATATTTATTCTAAATTTAGACTGTaatttagtgttgttttttttcgtaatTTATTCATTATGTTTATTGAGCAATAGGATAATTAATATTGGATATATTAAATTAGAGTCAATAACCTTGACTTATTTGCATACCCCTCAATGTCTTGATAAATTGTATAAACTTTCAGCTAGCAATATAGGTCGACAAGAAATGCAAGAACAAAccaagacacatttgcatctttaatTTCGGATCTCTAGATTTTCTGAGAGCGCGCTCTTTCGGTAATAGTACCAAAAGCGATATGcagttaaatattatatacaaaatttcaGTGGTGGGAAAAAATTAACTCtctaataaatctatatattatcgGCTCTTAAGTTTAAATGCTTCAATACAGAAATAagctagacgtatcaatacatattttctggtctcatttaataattaatgtaaacataatcaccatcgaaaccctgcttgtttgtcacattgctttaataatttattgtccTCAAAAATCAAAAGATTCAATTCCAACAATAAAAatcaaacagcttttaaaaggaatataacatgttcaattaaaaaaatgtttccgtaacGTAAGCAAAGAATGTAATtcctacaatactcaatatcctgaAAAAAATttgctcaaaactctattttactaaataacatctggcatttttacctatggcatttttacctctggcatttttaccactttacttctggcatttttacctctgtcatttttacctctggcatttttacctatggcatttttacatctggcatttttacctacattCGCACACTAAAGTAACGAACGATCTTTACACGTATTAaatagcggagtttacatttgccggtacgcGTTAATACCTTAATTGTGttgcagtaaaattgcacaatattttaaatttatagttattCAACACTGTATccttatgattaaactggctaatatatgtGCAATAGTTCCTGTTtatccatttccgacaaatgagtttcatttttttaatgttgaaatattgtagtgAAGCAACTGTCAAGTATTTTGGCTTTAACCTtaggcttaaatgactgctcaatatgtcaagagatgacatgggggtatcataaattgtgtttaatgaccccacactcgtctgcaacatgtggtttatgcagggaccaaAGTATAGGtgcctgggtttatgacaccatgttttctctGTCTGGAGAGTATCCGATCATAGcaagataattggtttgtgatgaacaaaggtgcaattaaacaccgggttacaatgctgcaacaaagagtgtcaaaattggtgtgaacaattaaataaaacaattacatttatcaagagaatttatttaatgtgtaacaaggtaagttttttaagaaatataatgGTTCGAATCAGTAtttatgttgcgtacataaactcgatctatttgttgtttgttttcatcctgaattgttttttgttcattaaatttattgtattttgaaatCATTTCAAGTTCTGAGAGTTTTGAACTAAAAATGGTCGAAAaaaagtgccaagtagagagattttcgTGGTCACCATATACCGAGCTATTAGATATATTCCACTCCCGATttcgttgttagtaaaaacaaatattaacaacaatataatcgttccaaaaattaATGTCCTTGGATGCTAaggttttattcagacataattagcaaaattatatttgatattgtgcgtgattatcaataaaaacgatgatttcgtcaaccttctctatacgCGCTTATAAATATGAAATccacctcttttgccaaccagtgtgcggagtttaaagggatcttttcacggtttggtaaattgacaaaattgaaaaaagttgtttcatattcgcaaattttcggtttagtgatgatatttgtgaggaaacagtattactgaacatttgccatggtctaatatagccattatatgcatcttttgacgatttaaaaacctaaaaattataaagcgttgcaacgcgaaacgattgaataatttggagagttctgttgttgtcgtttaaatttgtgaagattgcttatataacgcaTAAAATACGctgttatgtatgcttggcaggatagctcagttggctaatgcgtttttgcttcaggattccgggggtcactggttcgagccctactgCGGGCtacgtttttttccttttttaaattttattttaaattttttactggagcttttaaaatttaatgtttacatttatcaatataaagcatttaatgacaaacttcaaaacatgccaaaatctgtgaaaaggcccctttaaagtttgcaggtgcgcgtgacgtcactcgtcaactggtctatatggtttttgtttgtgtgtgaatGCACTAGTACACGTGCGGTCATTTCAGTGTGCAATAGGGTTAACGTATGGGTTTTCTCAATCTGTGCTCATACAAAgtccaataaaaacaaaaagcaGGTCACTGTctcattaaaggggcattttcacgttttggaaaatgacaaaattaaaaaagttgtttcagattcgcaaatgttcgtgttagttataatatttgtgaggaaatagtatactgaacatttaccatg contains the following coding sequences:
- the LOC127877632 gene encoding uncharacterized protein LOC127877632 isoform X1 produces the protein MYLLLLNIRFAHQTDLLKTGMILLAFVLSSLLESALCAEKCVYNMTSQTGMSITRHETTVYCEDGCCATAELPSKCCEPKEWNSWMMATFVLGGSLVVVISVVIVGVIVKKKTRKKERVGTADGKAPIHDISRFYKDTHGVTHDVRPPQYDDFMMYPRDNHDNDVPGNVFPRADHFDYVTFPCADKDDDVMGHVNPRADQDIEVPTIIDANAQNMPRDKTSPQIPDYMLVLDKN
- the LOC127877632 gene encoding uncharacterized protein LOC127877632 isoform X2, which codes for MTSQTGMSITRHETTVYCEDGCCATAELPSKCCEPKEWNSWMMATFVLGGSLVVVISVVIVGVIVKKKTRKKERVGTADGKAPIHDISRFYKDTHGVTHDVRPPQYDDFMMYPRDNHDNDVPGNVFPRADHFDYVTFPCADKDDDVMGHVNPRADQDIEVPTIIDANAQNMPRDKTSPQIPDYMLVLDKN